One window of the Saccopteryx bilineata isolate mSacBil1 chromosome 2, mSacBil1_pri_phased_curated, whole genome shotgun sequence genome contains the following:
- the ATP5MC1 gene encoding ATP synthase F(0) complex subunit C1, mitochondrial isoform X1: MPRSSRREGRRSCRKPIKKEKTEKMQTTGALLIPPALIRCCTRGLIRPASASFLSRPEIPPEQPSYSGSPLQVARREFQTSAVSRDIDTAAKFIGAGAATVGVAGSGAGIGTVFGSLIIGYARNPSLKQQLFSYAILGFALSEAMGLFCLMVAFLILFAM; the protein is encoded by the exons ATGCCACGAAGCTCCcgtagagagggaagaagaagctgcagaaaaccaataaaaaaagagaag ACTGAAAAAATGCAGACCACCGGAGCACTACTCATTCCTCCAGCTCTG ATCCGCTGTTGTACCAGGGGCCTAATCAGGCCTGCATCTGCCTCCTTCCTGAGTAGGCCGGAGATCCCACCTGAACAG CCTTCCTATAGCGGCTCCCCACTCCAGGTGGCCAGACGGGAGTTCCAGACCAGTGCTGTATCCCGGGACATTGACACAGCAGCCAAGTTTATTGGTGCTGGGGCTGCCACAGTGGGTGTGGCTGGTTCAGGGGCCGGAATAGGAACAGTGTTTGGCAGTTTGATCATTGGCTATGCCAG GAATCCGTCTCTCAAGCAGCAGCTCTTCTCCTATGCCATTCTGGGCTTTGCCCTGTCTGAGGCCATGGGGCTCTTCTGTTTGATGGTCGCCTTCCTTATCCTCTTCGCCATGTGA
- the ATP5MC1 gene encoding ATP synthase F(0) complex subunit C1, mitochondrial isoform X2 translates to MPRSSRREGRRSCRKPIKKEKTEKMQTTGALLIPPALIRCCTRGLIRPASASFLSRPEIPPEQPSYSGSPLQVARREFQTSAVSRDIDTAAKFIGAGAATVGVAGSGAGIGTVFGSLIIGYARRRQETSLMHPTWLT, encoded by the exons ATGCCACGAAGCTCCcgtagagagggaagaagaagctgcagaaaaccaataaaaaaagagaag ACTGAAAAAATGCAGACCACCGGAGCACTACTCATTCCTCCAGCTCTG ATCCGCTGTTGTACCAGGGGCCTAATCAGGCCTGCATCTGCCTCCTTCCTGAGTAGGCCGGAGATCCCACCTGAACAG CCTTCCTATAGCGGCTCCCCACTCCAGGTGGCCAGACGGGAGTTCCAGACCAGTGCTGTATCCCGGGACATTGACACAGCAGCCAAGTTTATTGGTGCTGGGGCTGCCACAGTGGGTGTGGCTGGTTCAGGGGCCGGAATAGGAACAGTGTTTGGCAGTTTGATCATTGGCTATGCCAG GAGGAGACAAGAAACCTCTCTGATGCATCCAACCTGGCTCACTTAA
- the ATP5MC1 gene encoding ATP synthase F(0) complex subunit C1, mitochondrial isoform X3, whose protein sequence is MQTTGALLIPPALIRCCTRGLIRPASASFLSRPEIPPEQPSYSGSPLQVARREFQTSAVSRDIDTAAKFIGAGAATVGVAGSGAGIGTVFGSLIIGYARNPSLKQQLFSYAILGFALSEAMGLFCLMVAFLILFAM, encoded by the exons ATGCAGACCACCGGAGCACTACTCATTCCTCCAGCTCTG ATCCGCTGTTGTACCAGGGGCCTAATCAGGCCTGCATCTGCCTCCTTCCTGAGTAGGCCGGAGATCCCACCTGAACAG CCTTCCTATAGCGGCTCCCCACTCCAGGTGGCCAGACGGGAGTTCCAGACCAGTGCTGTATCCCGGGACATTGACACAGCAGCCAAGTTTATTGGTGCTGGGGCTGCCACAGTGGGTGTGGCTGGTTCAGGGGCCGGAATAGGAACAGTGTTTGGCAGTTTGATCATTGGCTATGCCAG GAATCCGTCTCTCAAGCAGCAGCTCTTCTCCTATGCCATTCTGGGCTTTGCCCTGTCTGAGGCCATGGGGCTCTTCTGTTTGATGGTCGCCTTCCTTATCCTCTTCGCCATGTGA